The DNA segment ATAAAATGACGTTTGTATGGAAAAAGGCCACAACAAAATATAGGGAACGATGCTGGAAGAAAACAATGAAATGTATCCAGCGTCTGAACTACTATATTAAAAAACACCTTGGATTATGAATGGTTTTCTCAGCATACCATGAGATCAGACTTGACTATCTGATTGATGTCTGTGACTGGATTGAACAATATATGGGTACGCATGGGATAGACTTCAAACATGGAAAGGGACAAAGAAAGCATGAAATTCAAAGATTTTATGATGAACTAAAGGAATATGCGTTGAAAATGTATAAATGTACGCTCCATCTGGATATACTGGAAAAACGCAATAGTTTCTCTAAGACAGATCCTGATGCGACATTCATGCATATGAAATATGATTATTATAACAATGCCGGAGTATTTAAGCCGTGATATAATGTGCAGATGGGAGTAAGCAGCGAATATATCAGGCACATCTATATCAGTTCAGATGCGAATGATACGAAAACCTATATACCCTTCATGAACGAATATTATGAAGCATACAAAATATATTCAAAAATCGTAGATACAGATGCCGGATATGGCAGCTATGATAATTATGGTTATAACAGTATCCACAGCATTAAGCAATATTTGAAATATTCTGGATATTAGAAAGAAAAGGAGAAGAAAACTAAGAAGAACCAGTTCAAGAGTTTAAGATGAAAGAGAATGAAAATGGAGAGATCATGTGTTCGAGTGGTCATACCTTTACACTGGTATCATCAAGACTTGACCATAGAAGCATGTATCCGAGGACAAATCAAAAATACGTGAATGAGCACTGTACAGGCTGCCTTCTCAGATCAAATGTACAAAACCAAGCAAGGCAGGAGATTGAATAGAAGCCGGGATGTGGAAAAATACCATAAAGGGGTGCGGGATAATATCGAAAGTGAAGAAGGAAAGAAGATCATTGCACAGAGAAGCATCCAGGCGGAGGGAGTGTTTGCGAATCTGAAACAAGACTATGGTATTGATTGCCATATAATCTGGGAGAGAAAAGTCTAATTAAATAAGGCTAAAAATGGTACTCATTTAAAGAAAGTCAAATTATTTACCTCTTTAACGTTAAATTGTTTGAAGAAAAAAAGCAGGAGTAATTCCCGCTAAAATGGTAATGATATTGAATTTCATCATTAACCTTAATAATATCGAGAGATTCAATGAGATTCCTTAGTAAATCTATGATAAAATCATACATAGGTTCCTTTTTATGTATTTAATTTCGGCAAAGATAGAATAGCATATAGAGATTTTTTAGGTTCATGCACAAGTTTAATATAAAAAACTACAACGCAGAAGTTTAAAGCACTTCTACAACCACGCAGCTATTTAAAGAGCCAGATTTCGTTAATAGTTTAGCTTATTATATAGTTTCTTTTTAGAAAGACTTTATCCTATGTGAATCAGATTGAGATAGCGGTTCATTTAAAAAAAATTTACATTTCACGTAAAAGAGTTTATACTAAAAGAAATGAAAGAAGGAGAAGTATGTAAGTATGAAAACAGGGAAAAAAATACTCATTTTATTGTTGACTTTATCTATGGTACAGTTTGATTTTAGTGTGATAAATGCCAGTGATACTGAATCAGTCGGAGAAGATACCAGTGATGATTTTGATTCTGTAATGCGTGATACTGAAGATAATGGTTTTGATCATATCAAAGATATAAATCCATATTTACGTGAAGTTTATAGTAATCTCAATAGATCAGCAGAATATGTCCTTTTTAATTTAGATACAAATGCAAAAAAAACTGCGACGAAACGGCAAGGGAATAATTTTTATGTAAATGGGAAATGGATATCCAAAGGCGATTTATTTGCTATGGAGTTAATTAATACCAGTGGACAAAAAATTACTACAAGGAAAACCTATAAATTATATTCAGAAGCATTAACAGTTAGCAAATACGATACAGGAAAAAAACTAGCACCTGGCACATATTCAATCTTAAAGAAATCATTAGATACATATTATGTGTCCAATGGAAGCAATAGTGGCTGGATTATGGTAGGTGTGGGAGAGGTCACAGTGAATGGCACACGACAATATTTATCTGTTGATAATGTTGGTGGTGTAAAGGTTAATAAAAAAATCATTGCAAAAAGCATGAATATTCGACCTGCATATGGAATGAAACCGAAATATGTTACTATACATAATACAGGTAATACGGCATCAGGTTCAACAGCAAAAGCACATGCTGATTTACAATATAATCGTTCTGCACGAAATGACGAAGTCACAACATCATGGCATTTCACTGTTGATAATAAAGAAATATGGCAAAGCGTACCTATGAATGAAGTAGCATATCATGCTGGTGACGGTTATGGTATGGGAAATGATTCTACTATTGCCATTGAAATATGCGAAAATAAAGATGGTAATTATGCTCAGGCAGAAAAAAATGCCGTAAAACTTACGGCTCGTATTCTTTATGACAATGGGCTTCCTGCAACAGCAATAAAAATGCATAAAGACTGGTCAGGGAAAAATTGTCCGCAAAATATGATTGAATTAACAAAAGGTTCTATGGGCTGGACAGCTTTTAAAAAAGCTGTTGAGAATGAATATAACAGAATTGCAACACCAGTTAAATTATCTGTATCTAGTAAATCATTGATAGTAGGACAATCTTTTTCATTAAAAGCAACAGGAGCTACGTCATTCGCTTGGTCTTCAAGTAATGCAGCTGTTGCATCAGTAGACCAAACCGGTAAAGTGACAGCGAAAAAAACTGGAGATGCAGTAATCACCGTGAAAGCTGGAAATGGCAAATCAGCAATATCGAAAATCCATGTCGATCCTATTACTGTCAAAATGCAAGCATCAGAGGTTACTGTTTATACTGGAATTAAATATCAGCTAAAAGCCAGTACGAATAATGGACAGGCTGTAAGTAAATGGAGCTCAAGCAATACAGCTATTGCCGAAATAGATAATAACGGGATCATTAATGGTAAAAAAGCAGGATCTGTTATAATAACAGCTACAACTTTGAATAATAGTGCAAAGGCTTCAATGAAAGTAAACGTAGTTAATCCTTATGTAAAATTGAATACAAATACATTATTAGTTTATGAAGGCTATACGGGAACTTTAAAAGCTACGACAGGACCAGCAAATCAAAAGGTCGTATGGAGTAGTAGTAATAATTCAATTGCTACTGTGAATTCAACTGGAATAGTAACTGGTATAAAAGCAGGTAGTGCTACAATTACAGCAACATATAATGGTAAAAAAGCGAGTTGCAAAATCACTGTTGTAAAGCCTTCATTCACCTTAAACAGTTCAGCTATTTCTATTTATAAAGGTT comes from the Erysipelotrichaceae bacterium 66202529 genome and includes:
- a CDS encoding N-acetylmuramoyl-L-alanine amidase, whose protein sequence is MKTGKKILILLLTLSMVQFDFSVINASDTESVGEDTSDDFDSVMRDTEDNGFDHIKDINPYLREVYSNLNRSAEYVLFNLDTNAKKTATKRQGNNFYVNGKWISKGDLFAMELINTSGQKITTRKTYKLYSEALTVSKYDTGKKLAPGTYSILKKSLDTYYVSNGSNSGWIMVGVGEVTVNGTRQYLSVDNVGGVKVNKKIIAKSMNIRPAYGMKPKYVTIHNTGNTASGSTAKAHADLQYNRSARNDEVTTSWHFTVDNKEIWQSVPMNEVAYHAGDGYGMGNDSTIAIEICENKDGNYAQAEKNAVKLTARILYDNGLPATAIKMHKDWSGKNCPQNMIELTKGSMGWTAFKKAVENEYNRIATPVKLSVSSKSLIVGQSFSLKATGATSFAWSSSNAAVASVDQTGKVTAKKTGDAVITVKAGNGKSAISKIHVDPITVKMQASEVTVYTGIKYQLKASTNNGQAVSKWSSSNTAIAEIDNNGIINGKKAGSVIITATTLNNSAKASMKVNVVNPYVKLNTNTLLVYEGYTGTLKATTGPANQKVVWSSSNNSIATVNSTGIVTGIKAGSATITATYNGKKASCKITVVKPSFTLNSSAISIYKGYGTSLTATTKPADQKVTWSSSNTAIATVSSAGYVKGIKAGTAIITANFKGMKKTVRVTVSNPTLTLNKSTLSVYKNYGYTLKATTKPGSQKVTWSSSNRAIASVDSKGYVKGKKAGTVTITANFNGIKRTCKVTVKNTSIKVPKTATAYKGVAHTLKATTTPANGKVTWSSSNKSLATVSSKGVITGKKTGKVTIYATFNGKRVSCKVTIKKPSLSVSKSSITISRKKSYSLTAKAVPNKKVTWSSSNKNIATVTSNGKVTGKKKGTVYIYAKANGLSKKIKVTVK